In Dromiciops gliroides isolate mDroGli1 chromosome 4, mDroGli1.pri, whole genome shotgun sequence, one DNA window encodes the following:
- the METTL18 gene encoding histidine protein methyltransferase 1 homolog — translation MAFQFNFTIDSHLEDESPALGDEALGLECSGKTSVLESQKGKLKDGKRPSKECDLSREPLWGCKSSPEVKAFQVCDNSLVKSDEYLGPKEKQPCLKVAREHDIPKDLKKAVENKVVELIPGLQHGHVSVVKMAFLKDNSCGEDIVSKSLSSHSDLITGIYEGGLKIWECTFDLLAYLADEEVHFAGKRVLDLGCGAGLLGIIAFKGKAKEIHFQDYNSTVIDEVTIPNVIVNSTFEYEDNEVSEPDLKRRRNSNPTQELLSKCRFFSGEWLEFSKLVLSSKKAFAKYDIILTSETIYNPSYYSAFHQTLANLLDENGQVFLASKAHYFGVGGGVHLFQKFIEERNVFETRTLKIIDEGLKRILIKMSFKHTH, via the coding sequence ATGGCATTCCAGTTTAATTTTACTATAGACAGCCACCTAGAAGATGAATCGCCTGCCCTTGGAGATGAGGCCTTAGGCCTGGAATGCTCAGGAAAGACATCAGTCTTAGAGAGtcaaaaaggaaaattgaaagaTGGAAAACGGCCCTCAAAAGAATGTGACTTATCCAGAGAGCCTTTGTGGGGATGTAAATCATCCCCAGAAGTTAAGGCCTTTCAAGTCTGTGACAACTCACTGGTTAAATCAGATGAATATTTGGGACCAAAAGAAAAGCAGCCTTGTTTGAAAGTGGCCAGAGAACATGATATCCCTAAAGATCTAAAGAAAGCGGTAGAAAATAAAGTGGTGGAACTTATACCAGGTCTCCAGCATGGACATGTGTCAGTAGTGAAAATGGCCTTTTTGAAAGACAACTCTTGTGGAGAAGACATAGTATCCAAAAGCCTTTCTTCTCACTCTGATCTCATCACAGGTATCTATGAAGGAGGTTTGAAAATCTGGGAATGTACCTTTGACCTTCTAGCTTATCTAGCTGATGAAGAGGTACACTTTGCTGGGAAAAGAGTGTTGGACCTTGGCTGTGGAGCAGGGCTTCTGGGTATAATTGCCTTCAAGGGAAAAGCTAAAGAAATCCACTTTCAAGATTATAATAGCACTGTAATTGATGAAGTAACCATCCCAAATGTCATAGTGAATTCCACTTTTGAATATGAAGACAATGAAGTAAGTGAGCCAGATTTGAAAAGGCGGAGAAACTCAAACCCAACACAAGAACTTTTGAGCAAATGTCGATTCTTTTCTGGGGAATGGTTGGAGTTTTCCAAACTTGTGTTAAGCAgcaaaaaagcttttgcaaaataTGATATCATTCTTACCTCTGAGACCATCTATAATCCAAGCTATTACAGTGCCTTCCACCAAACTTTAGCTAATCTGTTGGATGAAAATGGACAGGTGTTTTTAGCAAGTAAAGCACATTATTTTGGTGTTGGAGGTGGTGTTCATCTCTTTCAGAAGTTTATAGAAGAAAGGAATGTATTTGAAACTAGGACACTCAAAATAATTGATGAAGGACTAAAGAGGATCTTAATTAAAATGTCCTTTAAGCATACCCATTGA